One Gammaproteobacteria bacterium DNA segment encodes these proteins:
- a CDS encoding type II toxin-antitoxin system VapC family toxin has protein sequence MIVLDTNVLSETLRPAPTLRILEWLEGQWRGALFTTTVTRGELFYGVRLLPDGRRRRGLMAALQAIFDQDFAGQVLSFDADAADGYAEIAASRRLLGRPISQFDAMIAAMARSRGAVLATRNVRDFADCGLELIDPWNA, from the coding sequence GTGATCGTTCTGGATACCAACGTCCTGTCCGAAACCCTGCGCCCGGCGCCGACGCTCCGCATCCTGGAGTGGCTGGAAGGGCAATGGCGTGGTGCATTGTTCACCACGACGGTGACCCGGGGAGAACTCTTCTACGGCGTGCGCCTGTTGCCGGATGGCCGGCGGCGCCGTGGATTGATGGCGGCGTTGCAGGCGATTTTCGACCAGGACTTCGCGGGACAGGTGCTGAGCTTCGACGCGGACGCTGCGGATGGTTACGCGGAGATCGCCGCCTCCCGCAGGCTGCTGGGCCGCCCCATCAGCCAGTTCGACGCCATGATCGCAGCGATGGCGCGGTCGAGGGGGGCTGTCCTGGCCACCCGCAACGTTCGCGATTTCGCGGACTGCGGCCTGGAATTGATTGACCCGTGGAACGCCTGA
- a CDS encoding mechanosensitive ion channel family protein gives MMKRILTMLLLVLMSWQQPAWGQELYTSETNVTAPAIQVLDVPEDALIRNRLLAVLGAIDGLQDIDVQVTSGVVTLAGEVPSSRLNRDAFAIASHTEGVVYVLNRLSEEADVASRLRPASRKFQKIGADLLRALPVGLVALLVVVLFWFLGQWAGSRGAWLRRAGLSDLAVNLGLRVVRLLVIGIGLLIALEILDAIAVVGALLGVAGIAGIALGFAFRNIAENYLAGVLLSARNPFSIGDQVQIGEFLGKVVRLTSRDTVLMTLDGNHLRIPNSTIITSAMLNFTRNPLRRFEFKVGVSVDLDVAAARDLGMTTLGRINGILPAPGPQVLISELGDSTVQLSFLAWIDQRETDISKARSEAIRLVKAAFDAAGIEMPEPIYRIHLRDAVPLSPGEGGAARPAPAPPPRQAAAMAADSDVTADHTIDKQVADDLRTSDEENLLKKGG, from the coding sequence ATGATGAAACGAATACTGACGATGCTCTTGCTGGTCCTCATGTCCTGGCAGCAACCGGCTTGGGGCCAGGAGTTGTATACATCCGAAACCAACGTCACGGCCCCGGCGATCCAGGTGCTGGACGTCCCGGAGGACGCCCTGATCCGCAACCGTCTCCTCGCCGTGCTGGGCGCCATCGACGGCCTGCAGGACATCGATGTCCAGGTCACTTCGGGTGTCGTCACCCTTGCCGGCGAAGTCCCCAGCTCCCGCCTCAACCGCGACGCCTTCGCGATCGCGAGCCACACCGAGGGCGTCGTCTATGTCTTGAACCGCCTCAGCGAGGAGGCGGACGTGGCCAGTCGCCTGCGCCCGGCCAGCCGCAAGTTTCAGAAAATTGGCGCCGACCTGCTGCGAGCCTTACCAGTGGGCCTGGTCGCCCTGCTCGTGGTGGTGCTGTTCTGGTTCCTCGGCCAGTGGGCGGGGTCGCGTGGTGCCTGGTTGCGGCGCGCCGGCCTATCCGACCTTGCCGTGAACCTGGGGCTGCGCGTCGTTCGCCTGCTGGTCATCGGCATCGGGCTGCTGATCGCCCTGGAGATCCTGGACGCCATCGCCGTGGTCGGGGCGCTGCTCGGTGTCGCTGGGATCGCAGGGATTGCGCTGGGCTTCGCCTTCCGCAATATCGCGGAAAACTACCTTGCCGGCGTGCTGCTCAGCGCCCGCAACCCCTTTTCCATCGGTGACCAGGTGCAGATCGGAGAATTCCTCGGCAAGGTGGTGCGCCTGACCTCACGCGATACGGTGCTGATGACCCTGGATGGCAACCACTTGCGCATTCCCAACAGCACTATCATCACCTCGGCAATGTTGAACTTTACCCGCAATCCCTTGCGTCGCTTCGAGTTCAAGGTGGGTGTATCCGTGGACCTGGACGTAGCGGCCGCCCGGGACCTCGGCATGACGACCTTGGGGCGGATAAACGGGATCCTGCCCGCCCCGGGACCGCAAGTGCTGATCTCGGAACTGGGCGACAGTACGGTGCAACTGAGTTTCCTCGCCTGGATCGACCAGCGTGAAACGGACATCTCGAAGGCGCGCAGCGAGGCCATCCGCCTGGTGAAGGCCGCGTTCGACGCCGCTGGCATCGAGATGCCCGAACCCATCTACCGCATCCACCTGCGCGATGCGGTTCCTCTATCGCCCGGCGAAGGCGGGGCCGCACGCCCCGCACCGGCACCGCCGCCGCGCCAGGCCGCTGCCATGGCTGCAGACAGCGACGTGACGGCCGACCATACGATCGACAAGCAAGTGGCCGATGACCTGCGCACCTCCGACGAAGAGAACCTGCTGAAGAAAGGCGGCTGA
- a CDS encoding glucoamylase family protein, which produces MLRSELFSIDQLKRHALTLAGRHRIDPGPGPDRLLPRLADNERVLLTAYDVVTAAAATPGQRIVPAEAWLLDNFYLIEQQISLARRHLPRGYSRQLPRLSDGPLAGFPRIYELAQELISHMDGRVDSDNATQFISAYQAAEPLKLGELWAFPIMLQLALLENLRRVGVRIAQRREERDAATIWADRMFAAAERDPKQLIHLLAEFAYADVPLTAPFVEEFYGRLQAQGSAMAFVQTWVEQKLLEQGVTATGLSEAASRTAAANQISIANSIGSLRFIGAMDWKQFVESLSLVERALREDPLDSYASQDFATRDRYRHAIEDVARHSTASEWVVAREAIALAQAAHRGSHDRSAHVGYFLIGRGRSQLEHAVGCRVPWKSRMSRVAQPIRLFLYLGPILLLTALSIDIVLSALGRYDVHDERLWLLALPLLIAASALAVPLMNRLVTLVLPPRALPRMDFSAGIPDRHRTMVVVPTLITRTQDIDNLIEAMEIRYLGNRDPNLFFALLTDFADAPVQTLPEDSALLAHARAAVDALNATYRDDRPCIFYLFHRPRLWNSVEGVWMGYERKRGKLEQFNARLRGDARKAFSDIVGDPSILESIRYVITLDTDTQLPRDAARTLVGNLAHPLNRPVYDAARGRIVDGYAILQPRASISLTSAGGSRFARLFAGDSGIDPYTREVSDVYQDMFGEGSFIGKGIYDVDAFRQAVDGRFPENLILSHDLLESGYARSALVSDVDLIEEHPAGVNVDASRRHRWIRGDWQLAGWLLPRVPGPPNGTQARRLPNPLSALSRWKLFDNLRRSLVAPALLALLAGGWLLGLGPVWLWTLVVVAVVLLPPLLSTLLELVRRPPERAWLVHLNVTGRSAGRPLMLGLLTLVFLPNDTRICLGAILGSGVRMLFTRRGLLLWQLPAYGRRNARRTLPEFFREMWIAPALATALGGALAVAGTPWHAAAPLLLLWLASPAIGWWISQPLVAPAPGLSADQHAFLRTSARRTWRYFADFVGPQDNWLPPDNFQEYPAPAVASRTSPTNIGMSLLADLAAVDFGYITVGECLQRIGNTLAAMEKLERYRGHLYNWYDTRTLQPLHPQYVSSVDSGNLAGCLLTLQAGLAEMTHQPVLSGSAFQGLRDTLQILAEQWPAAAAPEPAKGIDLLQDTLRALTADGPPLTLAGAASALEQIRRASGMLLESLPTDTDSDHEGVYWAQAFDRQSRALQDELAFLVPASWQGSAIPTRMELAGAGTAGAVVLTQLDSIHDLMKRCRDLAAMDFGFLYDAARDLLAIGYDIGERRRDPSCYDLLASESRLASFLLIAQGQVPQKHWFSLGRLLTRHGADLSLISWSGSMFEYLMPLLIMPSYPNTLLEQTCKAAVARQVEYGRQRAVPWGISESCYNATDLNQVYQYRAFGVPGLGFKRGLGEDLVIAPYASALALTVMPRDACRNLQTLANQGFLGAYGFYEAIDYTPSRVPRGKPHAIVRSFMAHHQGMSLLAYAHVLLDQPMQHRFMSDPFARATELLLQERVPKKGATLHPHAAEVSAAARPPSADVGSIMRVFTEPNTRLPEVHLLSNGRYHVMATHAGGSASRWRDLAITRWREDATTDGWGTFIYLRDRDSGEYWSAAHQPTLRPAEHYEAIFVQGRAEYRRRDHAIEAHTEICVSPEDDVEIRRVTLTNQSARGRRIEVTSYGEVVLAPPHADLAHRAFSNLFVQTEILPELRAILCTRRPRTPGEQPPWMFHLLAAPGATADEPSFETDRARFIGRGRTAANPLMLDNRDGPTRLSNTDGPVLDPIVSIRRALILSPDESATVQVISGVADTREAALALLEKYNDRHFVERAFEMAWYQSQEVLRHLNITEAEAQLFGRMANSVVFGHALRRASPDILARNQLGQAGLWRFSISGDLPIVLLHIGGIGRIDLVKQVLQAHAYWRMKGLAADLVIVNEDFSGYRAELQDLIMGLINTGSDAHAMDRPGGVFVRRAEELTEDERVLLQTVARIVFSDTTEMLIEQVERRRSAKRPSDLLEPVRRAAHDPIYPLAARQRIFSNGLGGFTPDGHEYVITLEPGQDTPAPWSNVIASPYMGTVVSEGGSAYTWVENAHEFRLTSWHNDPLSDSSGEAVYLRDEETGAFWSPTPLPARGRSGYVCRHGFGYSVFEHFESGIASELRTYVAMDAPVKFVVVKLRNASQYKRRLSLTGYWELVLGEWRHTNQMHIVTETDPHSDALFARNAYGREYADRVVFAHVSERGRTVSGDRVEFIGRNGSLASPAAMGHKRLSGRTGAGFDPCAAIQTGAELAVGEEREIVFIFGAARDTGEARRFIQRFGGCASARQALEAVWEHWNRTLGAVNVDTPDTALNMLVNGWLVYQTLSCRLWGRSGYYQSGGAYGFRDQLQDTMALIHATPGLAREQLIRHAGRQFPKGDVQHWWHPPGGQGVRTRFSDDYLWLPYAACRYVRATGDTGVLDELIHFLEGRELYAEEEAYYDQPRRSPDAASLYEHCVRALKHGLRFGEHHLPLMGCGDWNDGMNLVGKDGKGESVWLAWFLLENLELFAGLARDREDTDFAELCTAQATRLRSNIEDQAWDGQWYRRAWFDDGTPLGSAANEECQIDSISQSWAVISGGGAAGRAHQAMTAVDQRLVRRDHRLIQLLDPPFDTADLEPGYIKGYIPGVRENGGQYTHAAIWATMAFAMLGDTERAWEYFDLLNPVNHGSTPERIARYRVEPYVMCADIYGVSPHIGRGGWTWYTGAAGWMYRLAVETLLGLNLEVDHLRIAPRIPADWDSYKIHYRYRDTVYHITIRRAGTQGHVSRVTLDGAECPDTLIPLVDDRREHTVEVGLG; this is translated from the coding sequence TTGCTGCGGTCGGAGCTGTTCAGCATCGATCAGCTGAAGCGCCACGCCCTCACCCTGGCGGGCCGGCACCGGATCGACCCAGGCCCCGGCCCGGACCGCTTGCTGCCGCGGCTGGCGGACAATGAACGCGTCCTGCTGACGGCCTATGACGTCGTTACCGCCGCTGCCGCCACGCCGGGGCAGCGCATCGTGCCGGCCGAGGCCTGGCTACTCGACAACTTCTATCTGATTGAGCAGCAGATCAGTCTGGCGCGCCGGCATCTGCCGCGCGGCTACAGCCGGCAACTGCCACGGCTATCCGATGGTCCGCTGGCCGGTTTCCCGCGCATCTACGAACTGGCCCAGGAACTCATCTCCCATATGGACGGCCGCGTCGACAGCGACAACGCCACTCAGTTCATCTCCGCCTACCAGGCCGCCGAGCCCCTGAAGCTGGGCGAACTGTGGGCCTTCCCCATCATGCTCCAGTTGGCGCTGCTCGAAAACCTGCGCCGCGTCGGCGTCCGCATCGCCCAGCGGCGCGAAGAGCGCGACGCCGCCACCATCTGGGCAGACCGCATGTTCGCCGCGGCCGAAAGAGATCCGAAGCAGCTGATCCACCTGCTGGCCGAATTCGCCTACGCTGACGTGCCGTTGACGGCGCCGTTCGTCGAGGAATTCTACGGCCGACTGCAGGCGCAGGGATCTGCCATGGCTTTCGTTCAGACCTGGGTCGAGCAGAAGCTGCTCGAACAGGGGGTGACTGCCACCGGGTTGTCTGAAGCGGCCAGCCGCACCGCCGCGGCCAACCAGATCTCCATCGCCAACAGCATCGGTAGCCTGCGCTTCATTGGCGCCATGGACTGGAAGCAATTCGTCGAATCTCTCAGCCTCGTCGAGCGGGCCTTGCGCGAAGACCCGCTGGACAGTTACGCCAGCCAGGATTTCGCCACCCGCGACCGCTACCGGCACGCCATCGAGGACGTGGCGCGCCACAGCACGGCGAGCGAATGGGTGGTGGCGCGCGAAGCCATCGCCCTCGCGCAGGCCGCGCACCGCGGGTCCCATGATCGCAGTGCGCATGTCGGGTACTTTCTGATCGGTCGCGGCCGCTCCCAGCTGGAGCACGCAGTCGGCTGCCGGGTGCCGTGGAAGTCCCGCATGAGTCGCGTGGCCCAGCCCATCCGCCTGTTCCTCTATCTGGGGCCCATCCTCCTGCTGACCGCACTATCCATTGACATCGTACTGTCCGCGCTCGGCAGATATGACGTGCATGACGAACGGCTTTGGCTTCTGGCCCTGCCCCTCCTCATCGCCGCCTCCGCCCTGGCGGTCCCGCTGATGAACCGGCTGGTCACCCTCGTCCTGCCGCCGCGCGCCCTGCCGCGCATGGATTTTTCCGCCGGGATACCGGATCGCCACCGCACCATGGTGGTCGTACCCACCCTGATAACCAGGACGCAGGACATCGATAACCTGATCGAAGCGATGGAGATCCGCTATCTCGGTAACCGCGACCCCAATCTGTTCTTCGCGTTGCTGACGGACTTTGCCGACGCCCCGGTACAGACGCTGCCGGAAGACAGCGCCCTGCTTGCCCATGCACGCGCCGCGGTCGACGCGCTCAACGCGACTTACCGCGACGACCGCCCCTGTATCTTCTACCTGTTTCATCGGCCCCGGCTTTGGAACTCCGTAGAGGGGGTATGGATGGGCTACGAGCGCAAGCGCGGCAAGCTGGAGCAGTTCAACGCCCGACTGCGGGGCGATGCCCGAAAGGCATTCTCGGATATCGTCGGCGACCCATCCATCCTCGAATCCATTCGGTACGTCATCACCCTGGACACCGATACCCAGTTGCCGCGGGATGCGGCCCGGACTCTGGTCGGCAATCTGGCGCATCCCCTCAACCGGCCGGTCTACGATGCTGCCAGGGGCCGAATCGTCGACGGCTACGCGATCCTGCAACCGCGCGCCTCGATCAGCCTGACCAGCGCCGGGGGCTCGCGCTTTGCCCGGCTCTTCGCCGGCGACTCGGGGATTGATCCCTATACCCGCGAAGTGTCGGACGTCTACCAGGACATGTTCGGCGAGGGTTCCTTCATCGGCAAGGGCATCTACGACGTCGACGCGTTTCGTCAGGCTGTCGACGGCCGTTTTCCGGAGAACCTCATTCTCAGTCATGACCTGTTGGAAAGCGGCTATGCGCGTTCGGCCCTGGTGAGCGACGTCGATCTCATCGAGGAACATCCGGCCGGCGTCAACGTCGATGCCAGCCGCCGCCACCGCTGGATACGGGGCGACTGGCAGCTGGCCGGCTGGTTGCTGCCGCGCGTGCCTGGTCCGCCCAACGGCACGCAGGCAAGGCGGCTACCCAATCCGCTGTCGGCACTGTCACGGTGGAAGCTGTTCGACAACCTGCGGCGCAGCCTGGTGGCGCCGGCGTTGCTGGCCCTGTTGGCGGGGGGATGGCTACTGGGCCTGGGACCCGTGTGGCTATGGACCCTGGTGGTCGTGGCCGTGGTGCTCCTGCCGCCCCTGCTGTCCACCCTGCTCGAGCTGGTGCGCAGGCCACCCGAACGCGCCTGGCTGGTGCACCTGAACGTGACCGGCCGATCCGCCGGTCGCCCGCTCATGCTCGGCCTGCTGACCCTCGTGTTCCTGCCCAACGACACACGGATCTGCCTGGGGGCAATCCTGGGCTCTGGCGTCCGCATGCTGTTCACGCGGCGCGGTCTGTTGTTGTGGCAACTGCCGGCCTACGGGCGCCGCAACGCCCGCCGCACCCTGCCCGAATTTTTTCGCGAAATGTGGATCGCGCCGGCGCTCGCGACGGCGCTGGGCGGGGCCCTGGCCGTGGCGGGGACACCATGGCACGCCGCGGCGCCGTTGCTGCTGCTATGGCTGGCATCGCCGGCAATCGGCTGGTGGATCAGCCAGCCGCTGGTGGCCCCTGCACCAGGCCTGAGTGCCGATCAGCACGCCTTCCTGCGGACATCGGCCCGACGCACCTGGCGCTACTTCGCGGACTTCGTCGGCCCGCAGGACAACTGGCTGCCACCCGACAACTTCCAGGAATATCCGGCGCCGGCCGTCGCTTCCCGCACCTCGCCCACCAACATTGGCATGTCTCTCCTGGCTGACTTGGCTGCGGTCGATTTCGGCTACATCACGGTTGGGGAATGCCTGCAGCGCATCGGCAACACCCTGGCCGCCATGGAAAAGCTGGAACGCTACCGCGGCCATCTTTACAACTGGTACGACACCCGCACGCTGCAACCGCTGCATCCGCAATACGTCTCCTCTGTGGACAGCGGCAACCTGGCGGGCTGCCTACTCACCCTGCAGGCGGGGCTGGCCGAAATGACGCATCAGCCGGTGCTGTCAGGCAGCGCCTTTCAGGGACTGCGGGACACCCTGCAGATACTGGCCGAACAGTGGCCCGCCGCGGCCGCTCCCGAGCCGGCGAAAGGCATCGACCTGCTGCAGGACACCCTGCGCGCACTCACAGCCGACGGGCCGCCGCTGACCCTGGCTGGCGCCGCCAGTGCGCTGGAGCAGATTCGACGCGCGAGCGGCATGTTGCTTGAATCGCTGCCCACGGACACCGATAGCGACCATGAAGGGGTTTACTGGGCGCAGGCGTTCGACCGGCAGTCCCGAGCCCTCCAGGACGAACTCGCATTCCTGGTGCCCGCTTCGTGGCAGGGCAGCGCCATCCCGACGCGCATGGAACTGGCCGGCGCGGGGACAGCCGGCGCTGTCGTGCTGACACAACTGGACTCCATCCATGACCTGATGAAACGGTGCCGCGACCTGGCAGCGATGGACTTCGGATTTCTCTACGATGCCGCGCGTGATCTGCTGGCCATCGGCTATGACATCGGCGAGCGACGGCGCGATCCTTCCTGCTACGACCTTCTGGCATCGGAATCGCGGCTGGCCAGTTTCCTGCTCATCGCTCAGGGACAGGTGCCACAGAAGCACTGGTTCTCGCTCGGCCGCCTGCTCACCAGGCACGGCGCCGACCTCAGCCTGATCTCGTGGAGCGGCTCGATGTTCGAGTACCTGATGCCGCTGCTGATCATGCCGAGTTACCCGAACACCCTGCTGGAGCAGACCTGCAAGGCGGCGGTGGCGCGCCAGGTCGAATACGGCCGCCAGCGCGCGGTGCCATGGGGGATCTCCGAGTCCTGCTACAACGCTACTGATCTCAACCAGGTGTACCAGTACAGGGCCTTCGGCGTGCCGGGCCTCGGCTTCAAGCGCGGGCTGGGCGAAGACCTGGTCATCGCGCCCTATGCCAGCGCCCTGGCGTTGACGGTGATGCCGCGGGACGCCTGCCGCAACCTGCAGACCCTGGCCAATCAGGGCTTTCTCGGCGCCTACGGTTTCTACGAGGCCATCGACTACACGCCGTCGCGGGTGCCGCGTGGCAAGCCGCACGCCATCGTGCGTTCGTTCATGGCGCATCACCAGGGCATGAGCCTGCTGGCGTACGCGCATGTCCTGCTCGACCAGCCGATGCAGCACCGCTTCATGTCCGACCCATTCGCGCGGGCGACCGAACTGCTGCTGCAGGAGCGGGTGCCGAAGAAGGGCGCCACCCTGCACCCGCACGCGGCCGAAGTGAGTGCCGCCGCCCGCCCGCCCAGCGCGGACGTCGGTTCGATCATGCGCGTGTTCACCGAACCGAACACCCGGCTGCCCGAAGTGCACCTGTTGTCGAACGGCCGCTATCACGTCATGGCAACCCATGCCGGCGGCAGCGCCAGCCGCTGGCGCGACCTCGCCATCACGCGCTGGCGCGAGGACGCCACCACCGACGGCTGGGGTACCTTCATCTACCTGCGCGACCGCGACAGCGGCGAGTACTGGTCGGCCGCGCATCAGCCGACCCTGCGCCCTGCCGAACATTACGAGGCGATCTTCGTGCAGGGGCGTGCCGAATACCGGCGGCGCGATCACGCCATCGAGGCGCATACCGAAATCTGCGTGTCGCCGGAGGACGATGTCGAGATCCGTCGCGTCACCCTCACCAACCAGTCGGCCCGCGGCCGTCGCATCGAGGTGACGAGCTATGGGGAAGTGGTGTTGGCGCCGCCCCATGCCGACCTCGCGCACCGCGCCTTCAGCAACCTGTTCGTGCAGACCGAAATCCTGCCCGAGCTGCGAGCGATCCTCTGCACGCGGAGACCGCGCACGCCGGGTGAGCAGCCCCCCTGGATGTTTCACCTGCTGGCCGCGCCGGGGGCCACTGCGGACGAACCATCCTTCGAGACGGACCGCGCCCGCTTCATCGGGCGCGGCCGCACCGCGGCCAACCCGCTGATGCTCGATAACCGGGACGGTCCAACCCGTCTGTCGAACACGGACGGCCCGGTGCTCGACCCCATCGTGTCGATCCGCCGTGCCCTGATCCTGTCACCCGACGAATCGGCCACCGTGCAAGTCATCTCCGGAGTGGCCGATACGCGCGAGGCCGCACTGGCGCTGCTGGAAAAATACAACGACCGCCACTTCGTCGAGCGCGCGTTCGAGATGGCCTGGTACCAGAGCCAGGAGGTGCTGCGCCACCTCAACATAACCGAAGCCGAGGCGCAGCTCTTCGGCCGTATGGCGAACTCCGTCGTCTTCGGCCATGCCCTGCGCCGTGCTTCACCGGATATCCTTGCACGCAACCAGTTGGGGCAGGCCGGGCTGTGGCGGTTCAGCATTTCGGGCGATCTGCCCATCGTGTTGTTGCACATCGGCGGTATCGGTCGCATCGATCTGGTCAAACAGGTCCTGCAGGCCCATGCCTATTGGCGCATGAAGGGTCTGGCCGCCGATCTGGTGATCGTGAATGAGGATTTCTCCGGCTACCGGGCGGAGTTGCAGGACCTGATCATGGGCCTGATCAACACGGGGTCCGACGCGCACGCGATGGATAGGCCGGGCGGGGTCTTCGTGCGGCGGGCCGAGGAGTTGACGGAGGACGAACGCGTCTTGCTGCAGACCGTTGCCCGCATCGTCTTCAGCGACACTACCGAAATGCTGATCGAGCAGGTGGAACGCCGCAGGTCGGCGAAGCGTCCGTCGGACCTACTGGAGCCCGTGCGGCGGGCGGCTCACGATCCGATCTATCCGCTGGCGGCGCGCCAGCGTATTTTCAGCAACGGGCTGGGCGGGTTCACACCCGACGGGCACGAATACGTGATTACCCTCGAACCCGGCCAGGACACACCGGCACCGTGGTCCAACGTCATCGCCAGCCCGTACATGGGCACGGTCGTCAGCGAGGGTGGCAGCGCCTACACCTGGGTGGAGAACGCCCACGAATTCCGGTTGACCAGCTGGCACAATGATCCCCTCTCCGACAGCAGCGGGGAAGCGGTTTACCTGCGCGATGAGGAGACCGGCGCATTCTGGTCGCCGACGCCGCTGCCCGCTCGTGGCAGATCCGGCTATGTGTGCCGACACGGCTTCGGCTACAGCGTGTTCGAGCATTTCGAGTCCGGCATCGCTTCCGAGTTGCGTACCTACGTCGCCATGGACGCGCCGGTGAAGTTCGTGGTCGTGAAGCTGCGCAACGCCTCGCAGTACAAACGCCGCCTATCCCTTACCGGCTATTGGGAACTGGTGCTCGGCGAATGGCGGCACACCAACCAGATGCACATCGTCACTGAAACCGATCCGCACAGCGACGCGCTGTTTGCCCGCAATGCCTACGGCCGTGAATACGCCGACCGCGTGGTGTTCGCCCACGTCAGCGAACGCGGGCGTACGGTGAGCGGAGACCGTGTCGAGTTCATCGGTCGTAACGGCTCGCTGGCGAGCCCGGCGGCCATGGGACACAAGCGCCTGTCGGGCCGGACCGGCGCGGGCTTCGATCCATGCGCCGCGATCCAGACCGGGGCCGAGCTGGCGGTCGGGGAGGAACGCGAGATCGTGTTCATCTTCGGCGCGGCCCGTGACACCGGCGAAGCGCGGCGCTTCATTCAGCGCTTCGGCGGATGCGCGAGCGCGCGGCAGGCGCTGGAAGCGGTGTGGGAACACTGGAACCGTACCCTCGGTGCGGTAAATGTCGACACACCCGATACCGCGCTCAACATGCTGGTCAACGGTTGGCTGGTTTACCAGACATTGTCATGCAGGTTGTGGGGACGCAGCGGTTATTACCAGTCCGGCGGCGCTTACGGTTTCCGCGATCAGCTGCAGGACACCATGGCGCTGATCCATGCGACGCCCGGGCTCGCCCGCGAGCAACTGATCCGACACGCCGGGCGACAGTTTCCCAAAGGCGACGTGCAGCACTGGTGGCACCCGCCCGGCGGACAGGGTGTGCGCACGCGTTTTTCCGACGACTATCTATGGCTGCCGTACGCCGCTTGCCGCTATGTGCGGGCGACCGGCGACACCGGCGTGCTTGACGAACTCATCCATTTTCTGGAAGGCCGCGAGCTGTATGCCGAAGAAGAGGCCTATTACGATCAGCCGCGACGTTCGCCCGACGCCGCCAGCTTGTACGAGCACTGCGTGCGTGCCCTCAAGCACGGGCTGCGTTTCGGCGAGCATCATTTGCCCCTGATGGGATGCGGCGACTGGAATGACGGTATGAATCTCGTCGGCAAGGATGGCAAGGGCGAAAGCGTATGGCTGGCGTGGTTCCTGCTCGAAAACCTGGAACTATTTGCCGGCCTGGCGCGCGATCGCGAAGATACCGACTTTGCCGAGCTGTGTACCGCCCAGGCAACCCGGCTGCGCAGCAACATCGAGGACCAGGCCTGGGATGGTCAATGGTACCGGCGCGCCTGGTTCGACGACGGCACCCCGCTGGGATCGGCCGCCAACGAAGAATGCCAGATCGATTCCATCAGCCAGAGCTGGGCGGTCATTTCCGGCGGAGGCGCCGCCGGGCGGGCCCACCAGGCGATGACAGCGGTCGACCAGCGTCTGGTGCGGCGTGACCATCGGCTCATCCAGCTGCTCGACCCGCCTTTCGATACCGCCGACCTGGAACCAGGCTACATCAAGGGTTACATCCCGGGCGTGCGCGAGAACGGCGGTCAATACACCCACGCGGCGATCTGGGCCACGATGGCCTTCGCCATGCTGGGCGATACGGAACGCGCGTGGGAATACTTTGATCTGCTCAATCCCGTCAACCACGGCAGCACACCTGAGCGGATCGCGCGCTACCGCGTAGAGCCCTACGTCATGTGTGCCGACATCTATGGTGTGTCACCGCATATCGGCCGTGGTGGGTGGACCTGGTACACCGGCGCGGCCGGCTGGATGTACCGGCTGGCCGTGGAAACCCTGCTCGGCCTCAACCTCGAAGTGGACCATCTGCGCATAGCGCCCCGCATCCCGGCCGATTGGGATTCGTACAAGATCCATTACCGCTATCGCGACACCGTCTATCACATCACCATCAGACGTGCCGGCACGCAGGGGCACGTGAGCCGCGTAACGCTGGACGGTGCCGAGTGTCCCGACACGCTCATTCCACTCGTCGACGACCGCCGCGAACACACCGTCGAAGTAGGGCTGGGTTGA
- a CDS encoding plasmid stabilization protein has translation MATMTIRNIDDRLKARLRVRAAQHGRSMEDEVRDILRSALSVESAAKPSLIDSIRSRLAPLGGVELEEPPRELIREPQDLGR, from the coding sequence GTGGCAACGATGACCATTCGCAATATCGATGATCGTCTGAAGGCACGGCTGCGCGTGCGCGCCGCCCAGCATGGCCGATCGATGGAGGATGAAGTCCGGGATATCCTGCGCTCGGCCCTGTCTGTCGAGTCCGCAGCAAAGCCGTCCCTGATCGATTCGATCCGTTCCCGGTTGGCACCCCTGGGGGGCGTGGAACTCGAGGAACCGCCGCGTGAACTCATCCGGGAGCCGCAGGATCTGGGTCGGTGA